The proteins below are encoded in one region of Rhododendron vialii isolate Sample 1 chromosome 7a, ASM3025357v1:
- the LOC131331935 gene encoding protein DMR6-LIKE OXYGENASE 2-like produces the protein MSRMNLLLTDLVFGVNHVPSNYIRPISDRPNLMEVEKSEGSNLIPVIDLQGLQGPDRSHVIAKIGLACQHHGFFQVKNHGVPETMIENVQRIAREFFRLPESERLKNYSDDPSKTTRLSTSFNVKTEKVSNWRDFLRLHCYPLQNYVHDWPTNPPSFREEVAEYCMSVRGLTLRLLGAISESLGLDRDYVSGQLGSHGQHMAMNYYPPCPEPELTYGLPGHTDPNLITILLQDDAPGLQVLHKGKWVAVNPIPNTFIINIGDQMQVISNDRYKSVLHRAVVNSDRERISIPTFYCPSPDALIGPAPELVDNEDRRPAVYKKFTYQEYYDKFWNRGLATECCLDMFEV, from the exons ATGTCCAGAATGAATCTACTCCTGACCGACCTCGTATTTGGCGTGAACCACGTCCCCTCAAATTACATCCGGCCAATTTCCGACCGGCCAAATCTGATGGAGGTCGAGAAATCGGAGGGTTCCAACCTCATTCCAGTTATTGATCTTCAGGGCCTCCAAGGCCCTGACCGCTCGCATGTCATCGCAAAGATTGGTCTCGCGTGCCAACACCACGGTTTCTTTcag GTTAAAAATCATGGGGTACCGGAGACGATGATCGAGAACGTACAGAGGATAGCTAGGGAGTTTTTCCGGTTGCCGGAAAGTGAGAGGttgaaaaactactcagatGACCCTTCTAAGACCACAAGGCTGTCCACTAGCTTCAACGTTAAGACGGAGAAGGTTTCCAACTGGAGAGATTTCTTGAGGCTCCATTGTTACCCACTTCAAAACTACGTGCACGACTGGCCCACAAACCCTCCGTCTTTCAG GGAGGAGGTGGCGGAGTACTGCATGAGCGTAAGAGGGCTAACTCTGAGGCTGCTTGGAGCCATATCAGAGAGCTTAGGCCTTGACAGAGACTACGTCAGTGGACAACTTGGCAGCCATGGCCAACACATGGCTATGAACTATTACCCGCCGTGTCCCGAACCGGAGTTGACTTACGGGTTACCGGGTCACACTGACCCGAACCTGATCACAATTCTTCTTCAAGATGATGCGCCCGGGTTGCAGGTCTTGCATAAGGGAAAATGGGTAGCTGTCAATCCCATACCTAATACCTTCATCATCAATATTGGAGATCAAATGCAG gTTATTAGCAACGATCGATACAAGAGTGTGCTGCATCGAGCCGTGGTGAACAGCGACAGAGAACGGATTTCGATCCCGACATTTTACTGCCCCTCTCCCGATGCGTTGATAGGTCCAGCGCCGGAGTTGGTCGACAATGAGGACCGACGACCGGCAGTGTACAAGAAATTCACGTACCAGGAGTACTATGACAAGTTTTGGAACAGAGGGCTTGCTACGGAGTGTTGCTTGGACATGTTCGAAGTCTAg